Within Fusarium keratoplasticum isolate Fu6.1 chromosome 8, whole genome shotgun sequence, the genomic segment CGTTGGATGGCAGCAGGAATAccgctctgctgctgctccatGGTCGAAGCACGTGGCCGTTGCTGCCTCATGCCTCCTTGTTGATACATGTTGGGCTGGGGCATTTGCGCATACTGACCCTGAGCCATctgttgaggctgctgagacATGACCATCGGTCCATACTGGCCCGACTGTTGACCATATGCTGAGGGCATGTTTCCATGACTGCCTCCAGGAGAATACATGGAATTGTTTCCATACATCTGCGATTGCACATGACCAGACTGAGAGTACTGTCCCGAGTTCATCGAGGCGTAAGCTCCTTGGGCTGCCGAAGCGGCTTGTGCCTGCGCCGCTTGCGCACGCTGCTTGCTGAGTGCTTCggcttgttgctgctgctgggttCCGGGCGCCGGTGATCGGTTCAGCGAGCTCGACTTGAGGTTCATGGGCGGAACAAAAGGACCAGTAAACTTTTGTTGCGTGATAAAAGGATGAAGCTTCGCTTGCTGTGGTGACCATCGCTCCAGAGGGTTGATAGTGAGAAGACCGCGAACGAAGTCGATGAAAGCGATGCGATTGTTCATTTCTGTACCTGTCAGTAACAGTCGCAGTAGTACTTGCATATAATGGATACATACCTCGATCAATCTCGCTCTGCTTCATGTTTTTCCGAGGCATAGGGTACGACTTGATGATCTCAGGGAGGGTGTTGGCCTGGAAGTACTTCTTGCTCGGCTGCTCCTTGGTACCGCGCTCGCGGGCGTACTGCTCCATACTCTTGAGGTGATATGTCCGTCGACCAAACTCGTCTTGCCTCTTCTCGAAGAAATCACCAGCTTGCTTGCCCATCTCGATCATCCAGTTAGGCGGGTTGCCGAGCATCTCGACGATTCGCGACACCTGGTTGTACTCGGACGAACCTGGGAACAGTGGCAGTCCCAGGAAGAGCTCCACCACGATACAGCCCAGGGACCACATATCGATAGCGGAGGAATAAGGAAGGCCGAGTAGGACTTCGGGGGAACGGTAGAATCGGGACTGGATATAAGTGTACACGGTTTGTCGCTCGTCACAAGCCGAACCGAAATCGATAATCTTGATGATGGGGCTCTCGAGATTCTTGAGCAAAATGTTTTCGGGTTTCAAGTCGCAGTGAATCAGGCGCGCCTTGTTGAGCAGTGCAAGAccattgagaagctgctgagcaaAGACGCGGACCAGAGTGGTGCTGAGTCCTCGGAACTGGTTCTGCTTGATAAGCTCGTACAAGTTGACGCTGAGGAGCTCAAACACCAAGCAAAGATGTTGACGGTGGATGAATGTGTCCTTCAAGCGCAGAAGATGATGGTCGTCGTTCTTGTCGAGCTTCGTGTTGAGCTGATTGCAGGGTTAGTCTTGGTGAACTATGGCCAGTGGGTTCTCATCGCATACCAAATCGAGTACTGAAACCTCCATCATACTCTGGTTGAAGTAGGCTGTGCggttcttgatgaccttgacagCCACCACCTCTTGGGTCTTGAGGTTCTGACATTTAACAACCTGACCAAAGGTACCTTGACCCAGCACGTCCAGGATGAGGTAACGGTTCCTAGAAAGGTCAATATCAAGCGCCTGATAGTTGGAGGAACGTATTGCGACATACTTGTGGCCCGCCTCCTCCGAACCAAGGATGTCGTTGACGTAGAGGATGTAATCGCTGTCCTCGTTGTCATAGCCATCGTTCTTGACACCTTTACTAGGCTTGGTCAAGACTCTACGGGGATTGCGCGACGATTCGTATTTGAAGCTTGGGTTGCAAATGCGGTATGTAGCAGGCAGATGAACGGTCAGAGCTTGAAGGGGCTGCGCAATCCTGTAAGCATGGAGGGATACGGGCGAGCGGGAAACCGCAAAAAACTTACGCTGATGAAGCCGCCTTCGGGATTGGCGCGACGGAACGGAGGCTGCGAATTGACCTTGGGGTGAAGGTCAGACGGAGCCCTCAGCTTCTTAAACTCTGGCACAGGGCCTCTGCTGACGGGCACAGGCCTACGAGGAGACTTGGGATCGAGGTTGAAGGCGCCATCGATGTTGGCAACAACAGACGAAGGGTAGCCCTCTGGGGGGTTCCCAGACGCGTAAGGGTTGATGGGAGGCAGCTGCTGGCCTGGCTGGTGCGGGCGACCACCGGGAAAGTAAGGAGGCTGAGAGTAGTCCTGGCGTGTAGGTGATTGCCGCTGCGAGGTCGGGCTGGTGAACTGGCTGTTGGAACCGGACTTGGGCGCATACGGCGAGGTGGGGGACAAGGTCTCCATGGGAGAGTATCGCTGGGTAGCAGAAGAGGGCTCCTGGGGAGATTGGAGGTTGACGGGACGACCGCCCGACAGGTGAGACTGGTGATGGGGCCTCATGGGGTACTTGATGCCCGCGTGGGCGTCGTGAGCATCGTGCATGGCAACGTCGCCGTTGCCGTCGCGCATCTGAGGGGGTGCAATGGGGGAGGCGGCCGGGTTACCAGCGGGAGCAGAAGCGGGCGGAGCAGCGCCTGGATGAACGGGAGCGCCGCCGTGGTACTGGTCGTACTTGTATccgccaggaggaggaggctgggaGGTGTAGTCTCGGGGCACCTGGGAGTTGCCGTTGTgtcttctcgaggagctgggcgAGCCTGCGGCGGGATATGCCTGCCACTGGGTATCCATGGCGCTGACAGCTGCGGAAGCCGAGTCGAGCAGCTGAGGCGACAGCGTCAAGGTGGTCGCCGGGGTGGTTCGAGGAAGTGgtcgacgacggcggcggGGGAGCGGTTGTTGTGATTGTCGTCGCCAGTGGGGATGGGGGAATGCGTGGTTATCGGCTCTGGGTCGATGAAGGTCGGCGTCGAGAAGATCCCGCCGAGGGAATGATGGAGGAAGGAGTGGGAAAAAATGAGagcaagagatggaggagaggctggctgaCCCAGCTAGGTAGTGTAGCTAGCTACCTGGGTAGACAGGTTGGATggttggctgctgctgctggttggGTCGGGGTGTAATGCAGTCGCCaagttggagttggagttgggtTCAGGCTGGTCCCGTCGGTCGCGTAGAGCGTGAGGTGCCCGCTAACTAGTCCACCAGCCCAGCAAGCCAGCGCGCAAGGTCAGGTAGGTACCTAGAGGCAGGTATGGAGTACCGTaacagcacagcacagccaGCACGGAACAGAACAGCACACGCGCAGCACGTATGTACGTACGAATTGGAGCTCTGGTCCTGTCTGGCTCTGGGGGCGGGAGGGGGCGGGATTGGGCAGTCGTCAGTGGAGGCCCAAGGCCCGGGGGTGGGtatggaagaggagggaagcGTGAGAGAGCGTGTGTGTCGGTCAATCAGTGGATGAGGGTGGTagagacgaggatgacgcaGAGGCGGCGAGATGACGAGAAGGTGGTGATATGGTACAGTACGGTACGCCAAGAAGATTGGCTTTGGGGTTCTCGATCgataaaaaagaggaaagGGAGTAAAATGGAAAGGTTAATAAGCGCATGTACTACTCATGGTGAGAGAGCCCGAGACCGAGAGGAGGCGGATGCGGATGTGGATGTGAGAAGACTGCGGCTGCGGCCAACCCGGGGGACACAAGATTTGTCCCTCACTCAGAGAAAAAGGATGAGACAAGACCAGACGAGGAAGGCGGCAAGTGGGCGGCCCGAGTATGAGAAAGACGGCATCCAGCAATGGAGAGAAGGACGACGTCAAGAGATGGATACCAAGGGCACGGCGGGAAAAGCCACTGATGGCTAGGTAGAGAGGTATTACAGAGGGCATCGTTACTGCCATGGAGTCCAaccagtccagtccagtaCCAAACAGAGCGCCAACTGACTCTGTGCACACAGCACGCAGATACAACCACGATCCAATCTCGAGTGGTTGTCAAATGCCGACGGGACgatacctaggtaggtatcCATTCTAACACAGACCCTCGAACAAGACCAGACATACGTTGTCTGTCTACCTACTTGGTCGGATAGACATGCTACCCTTACGCAATCGCATGGGACATGACAACAGACGTAGAAAAAACAAGGCAATCCGGCAGAAATAAATGCCCAAAGACCCTTGATTATCATCCCTTCAACCTGCTGTAAGCCCTCGCTCCGTAGGTCCCTCGGTCAGGTACccgggctgggctgctgACAGAGGGCGCTTCACGTTGTTGGGCTTGAAGCCCGGACCTCTCTCACACTCTTTCTCTTCTGACTCTTCTGACCTTGGAACCTCGAACCGAGCCAAGCAAAACGATCCATTGGATTGATCCATGCCCAGCCGCCGAAAAGCCGCGCCCCTCACccagctcagcccagccctcTCCTCGGGGGACCGACTCAGGCAAggttcgttcgttcgtttGTCCGCTTTCCTTGCTGGAGAAACGATGGGAGATTTGCGGCGGCCAcaaggggaggagggggcggcggcggcgggctAACATGGGTCGGCGGCCAAGAGAGACAGACGATCCCTTTCCATGCGTGCGTCGTCACGAATCAGCGCTCACTGGCGCATTTTTTTCTGCAAGCTTGACGCCGTTCGCGATGGGGATGCTTGCGTGGATTGGCATAGCTACACGACGAACAAGAAAGAGTGGCAGCAAAACGGTGATTTTGACCGACATCGTGGCAAACCGATCTCCATGATTTTCTCTTCCCCCTCTTTGCTGGCACTGCGTTTTCTGTCATACCAGCAGCTCCATCGAGTTTGCCCAAAGAAAGAATTGGCTTTGGGTCCATCCGGAAATGCTCTGCCAACACGGCACGACGTCCAAGCAGGGTTCTTGAGAAATCCAAATGCTGTCCCCCCGGCTCCATCCAGGCAAGCATCTCTACCCGATTGATGCCAGCCAGCCTTACCAAGAACCAACAATGACGTCCTTGTCCCTGCTTCCTCGAGCATGTATTCAAAAGAATAAAGACATGGAAAGAGAACGAGGGCAAAAAAACAAGTTTCACAATCCCAAACGGTCCCCGCAAACCCTCACGGCACCTCACGCCCAGGCCCTCCCAAGCCCCAGAAGCAGCCCATAAATCGTCCCAACCCCGTTTCATAAGCTCACCATCTTCGGCCCAACGTACGTGGCTCTCGTGTCCATGCCATACCCGCCCTCGCCGATGGACCAAGGTTAGGTATTCACCTTTCAGCGGTTCCAAGTATTTCTCACTGCTGGTATTCACCAAACTTCTTCTGCGTCTTTCACTTGCACATGTCATACCCAAAGAGCCCCGAAGCCAAACTTGATCCCTGTTGTAATACAGACTCGTGAGGTATGGAGGTATCAATTGGTGACACGAGACGCAacccatcttcaacaacagcgAGAATCAGATCAGAATATGACTTCCATTGGATCGCTCCAAGTTGTAGTCGGTCTCTTGCATCATGTGTAGAAGGGAATAGATACTCAGACAGCACTCGCGCTCTCCAGCTGGGCATCCATCTCCCGCCCCATGTGCGTCTGCCTTGTCTGCCTTGGTGTTCAGTTGTCCATGCATTAATTAAGACCACTTCTTTCATTACAAtcccgaggccaaggcccagaaTATGGCATTGCATTCGCCAAAGAACGCCCCTCGTCATCGTTGTTTCATTCATTCGTCTCTCATTTCATCTTGCGTTGCCTCCTCTCATAGAACCTCCCCGAGACTCCCTTGTGTCCAGAGTAGCATTCTCTGGGCACCTTCTGACTCACTCCTCACctccatcctcttctccccatcTCTTGGGTCGTCAATTTTACaacggcttcttcttctttttcttgctCGCTTCTCCGTCATGCCGTGTACCGAGGTAAAAATGAAAATAAAGGGGACAAGGAAAAAATCCGTTAAGAAAATCTCGCCGCTAGATACACAAATAATGATCCATGGAATGGAATTGCCGCCCCCTCGCCAGCCACTGAAATATCAGACGCTCCATTGACAGGACAGATACACAAGATTTGGATGGAACATTCATAACCTCGTCAGATAAGGGAAAATTGAAATGCCAGACTGGTCCCTGACCCAAATGCCGCAAAGCTAAGGTGAAACGTTGATGGTATCCTGGGATTAGCGCTCGTACAGACAGAGAGATAGAGAGAGATTTGAGAAACATGTGGCGCTCCCGACTTTTGTCGAcgaaaagagaagagaagtaAAAACATGGATCCATGCATACAGTAGATTGTAAGCAAAAcagacagagacagagacagagacacAGAGAGAAAACCATAACCACCTCTTTCCCCAGAAACAGGGGAGGGACATGACAGAATTCCCCTTCTGTAGGCAAGGCAGTAAAACTTGAAAAATGCCAGCAGATAGATATCAACAAGACAAGCTGATGAGAAGAATCCTCGGAAATGTGGAAAGAAAACAGGGGGGTAACAGGCAAAGGGAGGAAATGCCCAGAGTATGGTTATCTCAAATGACAAACATTTGCATCCCTGGTCATCATTTTCGTCCGGCTTTTAGCTTCTCGTCTTGCTTTGGTCTCGTTTTGCCTCCTAGGCCTGGTAACCGCCAAATCCGTTGTTGAAGTTTTGTCCGGGGCGAGGCTGCGCCCATTCGGCGTTGGGGGGCTGCTGGCCCCGTCCGTAGCCTCCGGCGCTCTGGGGACCGGCGTATCCCATCGGGGATCCTCCGTAGCCTGCCGGCGAACCAGTCTGGGGGCCGCCGTAGTTACCGGGCTGTCCGCCGTACTGGGCTATTCCATCGCTGTTAGCTACAAGCTCTGCCTGCTCGCTCACGCTTCACACTCACCACCATACTGGGGGTAAAAGGTAGGCGTACCCGGGtattgaggagcttgagcacTCTGGGGGCTGTATGGCTGAGAAGGGTCAAATCCTCCCTGAGGGTTGGgcgtcttgtccttgccccACTGCAAACACATGTCAGTCATCTATCTCGTACAATCATGGGTGGCCTCAGGGAGAGGCTTGATGAGGGAGGGCAAATCATACGCTGCACTTGAGGGGTCGGCCGTTGACATTGTATCCGTTCATTTGGCAGATCGCCATGGCGGCATTCTCGTGTGTGTCCATCTTAATGAAAGCAAATCCACGGTCGGCCTGGAATCGCGACTCGACGACGAAGCCAAAGTTCTGGAACAGCGGCACAACATCGTTGGGGGTTGTGTAAGGGGTGAGGTTTCCGACGTAGCAGGTGGTCTGCCAGCTGGGGGTTTGGGTCAGGATGACTTCGTAACTAGCGACGCCATGCGCTGGGAATTGGTGGTGTCCGTAGGGAGTGGTAGGGGTCATGCCCATGGCCTGCATGGCCTGCTGTTGAGCCATGGACGGCTGGCCCTTCTGGTTCGCCCAGTTGCATCGGATGGCTCGAGAGCCCAGCCATTCGCCGTCCATGGAGCTCAgggccttctcggcgtcaGGTCGGTCCCGGAAGGCGACAAAACCGTAACCTCGAGAACGGCCAGTCTTCATATCCCACATGACACGAGCCTCAGAGACGGAACCAAAAGCAGAGAAGGCCTGGAGAAGGACCTCGTCGTTGACCTCGTTGGACAAATCGCCGACAAAAATGTGGAAGTGGTTGGAAGTATCCTCCTTGTTTGCTGTGTTTGACTGATACGCCCAGTTGACTCGAATTTCCTGCGCTACGTGTTAGCTTCGGTCCTCCAACGAATTTGCCGGTGATGTGTTACCGATTGGTGAACCCGTCGTCCGTTCAGGGTCTGCATAGCACGCTCAGCAGCACCAGGGTCATCATACTCGACGAATCCGTAGTTGTAGCCCCGCGCCTGCAAGGTTCTTGGTTAGCCcgccttttctttttccatGATGCAGCGCCCAGCTCTATGGCCGCGGCCAAACGGGCTCAGGTCTTACATTCTTGTCAGGGATGATCTTGACGTTCTGGACATGACCCGTAGTCTCAAAGATCTGACGCAACACATCCTCTGTCACGCGCTGGTCCAAACCACCGACGTAGAGGGCGCGCTTGTTAGGCTCAGGGGCGGCACGGCGGAAGCCTCCCGCGCTGGTGGGAGACATGATGCCTCCCTGGTCGCCAGACATGGGCGAAGTGATGGCAGTCGGGATCGGGTTGGTGTTCTGAGGGATATgcagaggcggaggaggaagagcctgGCTGCCATTCTGGCCGCCTTGAAAGCCCTGGGCACCAGCATTGGGCTcaggcggaggaggcagctgggCCGTGTTGGAGGGAGTGCCAGCGTCAGCCATTCTCGAGGATGTCGTGGAGGAGAAGTCGGAGGATGCGGGCGGTTTGGAGGGGAGAAACAGGAGAGGATGGACGACAGAGATAGGGTGGTAAGGCTACCTATGAGCTGTAGTCGGTCGGTCGAGGTGGAGCGCAGTCGGCGGTCGGTGACAGTATGTACCTTGTAGCGTTTGACAGGACAGGGGTCAACTCGGCGAGGAAGCTAGTGACACGGTGGGCACAGAGGGGTCTGATCTGACGACGGGAGGGAGACGGGAGGCGGGAAGTGGGAGCGGAAACCCAGAAGCTCGGGGAGGAATCCGCAGAGGACCGAGTGTttgcgatgcgatgcgatacGCAGCGCAGGGCAaagagaagctggagaggaggggtgCTCGAGAGCTCGGGTTTCTTGAGCGGAAGCCAACGAGACGTTGCCAGTGGACGTGAGACGTGGGGGAGATTGGTGAGCCGCTCAACGGGCAGCCAAAAGAATCGCGACGGTACCTTGCGACCTGACGTGACAAATCGGAGCCCAGCAACCGCACGAGAGACAACGACCAGATAATTTGAAGTTGGAGGGACGGCGAGAGAGACTCTGAAGTTGTGGTGAGTTAGGTAGCAGTTGCAGCAACGATCGATGCGCAGTAGAAGACGGACGAGAGAGAAGCGACAAAGCACGAGGAGAGGAaacgaggaagaaagaaaaatCGGACACAGGAGAGGAACCAGACGAAGCCCAAAGGAAAATCGCAAGAGCCGCTCCAACAGACAGATTTCGAATCCTAGTACTGGCGGGAAAGCAagggaagagagggaggaagaagcgcgGGCGATGGAGGGGCACGGGCAGATTAACTACCACCACTCATTGGAAGTTCGCACAGTCCTCTATACAGTACAGCACATACTAACAGCCTGGTATCAATCGGTGACCTTTACCGACTATCCACATCAACTGCCAACCCAACATCCCCTGCAGGTGCCATGACCAGTGATTGGTTGTCCTGTCATTCTTCACGCTTGATTCGATCACATGGTCAAGGATGTGAAGGGGTGAGAGGAGAGACAACAGGCGCAAACCATGGGGCGTCGAGACGCGGGCGGGAGTTAACGACGACGAGACAGGGCCAAGAGTGGGATACGAAGGTGAGTAGTTGGCCTCGAGAAGCCATAAACCATACCGAAAAGTCGTTATGTGACTTCTCTTACAAACCCCTCGCTCCAACATGGATATCAACTCCAATGGCTTTCCTGTGTCTTCAACCAGCCCACGGCACCAGCGCTAGTCGACTAACATGGCTGTATCCAGCAGGAATGGCGTGACAGAGTCTGCCTCGACAACTTCTCCGCCTCAGATATCAACCCCGGTAAACATATCCCGCGGGAAAATAGATGAGCTCTCCAGTCGTTTGCAGAAGAGCGGTAAGTGATATTCCGGCGCCGCGTTGAATGGTGGCTGGCGTCAGAAGTCGTCGTTTGCCAACGTTTGCTTGCCTCGACCCGAGGATAATATCATACTGGTAGAGTTTCCTAAATAGTCGGGGATAATGCAGATTGTATATATTGGCCAAATGCTAAGCGACATATCAAAAAGAAACCGCCCGCTTTACTACCTAGTTACTATTCATTTCAGGGAGGCTTCGCAAAGGCAAACACATGCACAATCATCGCGGACCCTCCTCTCATGGGCGCCATTCCCAACAACCAGGGCGAACTAGACAGTTCAAGTATATGCAGTATATCATTGCCATTCAAGATACctaatatatttcttttccTTATGCGCTTACCCCAGCCTTCCTCGCTCACAAGCCGATCTAGAAGTGAAACAACTTCCATGGCAGTGAATCTTGGGTGCACGTGACTTCGCTCTGTCAAACTCACTTTCGTTGGATGGCCTAAGCTTTGGGGGGCGCGTCTTCACCTTTGTGATTTCAACCTCGAAGACAAACAACCCATCTTGCATTGCAACCTCTTGGATCTACGACGTGCTTAAAGAACAGATAATTGGAGGCTTCTCATAAGGCCTATTCCCCTGCTCTTTTCAAAGCACCTCGGCTACTTGACCTTGACAATGGCGTCCCAAAAACCCCAGGACCCGCTGGACGTCCTACAGCTCATGGTCAACGACGTTGTAAGGATCTCAAACCCACCTCCGATTTAagccttgttgttgagcCGTTCTTTCTGACCACTCATATCCCAGCTTGTTCAAACTGGCAAGGCTCTTCGCGCCTCACGGAAAGATGCGCAGGGCAGCGTGCAACCGCCGCATGGTGCACTCAAGTCTAAACTGCCCGACACCATTCATACCTTTCATTCTGCCCTGAATGAATTAGAATGGGATATCGTGAGTGAGCCCCAAAAAAGCCTGGCCTTTCCCAGACAGTCGCACTCACGCCCACAAAGATCAACTCCAAGTCCGTCTTGATGCGTGACCTCAAGAGGTTACAGGAACAGAGACAACAGAAGCAGCAGAGTCAGCTACCACAGCCTATACCGGCACCTCAGGCCCCTCAGCCTATTGAGCCTCAGTCCAAATCGCCCATGGTCATTGATATTGAGTCATCACCACCCCCTCCCGCTGCTCAACCCATGGCCGATATGACAGGCAACAAGCCTGTGGCCCCCTTTCCCGATATGGGTATGGGACTCCCGGATGTTGGCCAGCAGGATGTGACGATGAAGGACGAGCCCGTGGCGACCATGCATCCCAATCCCCTTGGTGAGGCTGCTCACATCAAAACCAACGCCTCACCTGCTCCAGCCGCAACGGCACCAATGGCCCCGATGCCAAACATGGACCAAAAGCCTCTGGACAACAATACGATGGACCTCACAGGGGACATACCTCATTCGGAGCTCAACTTTACCAACATGGGCTTCGCTCTGGCCCCAAACAACGAGTCACAGAATCCATCCACCACCCAAGAGCCGTCGTTTGACCTCACGACATTTGCTCCTACTGAAGGAAACGACGATATCCTGGGTCTCGACAACCTCTTGCCCACAAACGCCGGTGGCCAGGCGAACCCcgcaccaccaccgccaggACATTCTGGTGATATGTCCATCAAGACAGAGCCTTCAGCAAATACAGACCTCCAAGCGGCCTCGCaggagatgaagacggaATCTCTTGACCCGGTgttcgacgacgacgatattTTTGGCAGCATCGAATCCGGCGGCGGTCTCGGAGGTCATGGGGTGGCTGATGCCACGTTCGAAGACCTGATGAatgaccatgatgacgacgagttTAACTTGATGGAGCACGGCAATTTCGATGCTGAGTTTTTTGGAAttgacaagatggagtaGGCTTATCTTCCATCACTTCCAGGATGACGGCCAGCGAGTCAATGTACTGCCCGTATTATGGGAGAACTGATACATCTCCCCTCGCGCTTCATTCGCCGACAAGCCAAGACATACACCCCTCCCGGCCAACGCCAAGGCGACTCTGATGAGCGGTTGGAGGCTGGGAGTGACATACTCGCATGCCCTTACTTCTTGGCTCATGCGGCAACGCCCAGAGCGTTGGGCCCGACTGGCGTCGACGATCCATACACGTTCCTGCATGTCTTGCCGTCTTGGTAATCTTGGTGTTTTTCAGTGTTTTACAGTTCATTTCTAGCTTGGGTTTTGTTGTAACCGTCTTGAGATTGCATTATTAGAGAGTCGGCCGGCGTTTGGGATACTGGGATGCTATCTTGGGACTATGAAACATGGTGTGTTCTGGGAATGCTAGAGAACGGTGCTAGGTATGGTGGATATCATTGATAGGTATGTACTATGGATACAAAATGAAGCAGGTCTTGCGTATGGACAGGCGCTATGTGGGaacaaacaaaaaagaaaactcCTCCAAAAGCATGGATATTCCTCCTCTTTTTACCAGTCTCGCTAAACAAAAGGTagacaagaagatcaagtaGTTCGCTATCAGATAGAAACAAGAAAACGTTGGGCGTCGTAATTCGTCAAGGGTGCTACTGTTTCGTCGAGGCCCGTGGCACATAGGCCTTGTTGCTCATTGTTCATGGTCGACTGGTCTCTGGTCATGAAGAAGCCACTGCGACGCGGGCCTCGAGTTCACGGCGCTTGGCGAGTAGGCTCTTGAAGGCGCCGATGCAACGAACGagagcatcctcgtcgtGGGCGCAGAAGCGGTagctcttctcctcggtgATGACCTGCAAGCAATGCTTTTTGTTCTTGCTCAGGGGATCCATGTCAACGACGTTGACAATCGAGGAAAGCGGTAGGATCCAGCGAGCTGTGTACTCAGACTCATCCTTGTAGAGGATAAGGTTACGGGGGCGGAGTACAGCCCACATGTCCTTCCACTGGCGCATTCCGCTACGGTTGCGCAAGAAGTAGAGCCAGCCCTGCCAGATGACACGGTCTGGGTCCTGGTCAATGTTGGACACGCTGGTCTGGCTGGCGGAGCGAATACCCATGCCCGGCTGGCGAATGGGGCCTGGTGGAGGGAGGCTGGTGTGCGACTGAACGGCGAAACTTTCGAATGAGGTATCTTGAACGCGGAGACCTTCGGTATCGGAGAGATCGGAGTGGGACGCAAACTCCGCGCCGGACAATCCGGAAGATTCGAGTATAGATGATCTCCTCCTGCCCCCGGAAGTGCCGAACTTGGAGGTTGACGTGGCCAGGGGCTCAGGAGAGCTCGAAAGGAAACGCTCGTTCTCGCCCAGTCGATCCAGCGAACCATTGATAGGGACTGGGTTCATACCAGCCAGGGACTGTCGCGTGACCCTCGGGCTGGACAGAAACatttcatcttcctcctcgtcgatgCGCGCATCCTTTCGAATCAAAGCGATCCATTCCTGGGCCTCCTGGGCAGATTGCGCTTGGAAGTGGTAGTTGCGGGACGGCGAAAAGAGCCCAAATACGTTCTGACGCTTGTGCTTAGGGTCTTTGAGTTCGGCGACGGCAGTAAGATCGGATAGGTAGATTTGGTGTCGCAAACGGTCCTCCTTGTCAGTCTTGTACAGGGAAATGGTGTTGGGTCGTAGCACAAGAAAGACGCTCTTCCACTTCTATAATCAGA encodes:
- a CDS encoding Protein kinase domain-containing protein, whose amino-acid sequence is MDTQWQAYPAAGSPSSSRRHNGNSQVPRDYTSQPPPPGGYKYDQYHGGAPVHPGAAPPASAPAGNPAASPIAPPQMRDGNGDVAMHDAHDAHAGIKYPMRPHHQSHLSGGRPVNLQSPQEPSSATQRYSPMETLSPTSPYAPKSGSNSQFTSPTSQRQSPTRQDYSQPPYFPGGRPHQPGQQLPPINPYASGNPPEGYPSSVVANIDGAFNLDPKSPRRPVPVSRGPVPEFKKLRAPSDLHPKVNSQPPFRRANPEGGFISPLQALTVHLPATYRICNPSFKYESSRNPRRVLTKPSKGVKNDGYDNEDSDYILYVNDILGSEEAGHKNRYLILDVLGQGTFGQVVKCQNLKTQEVVAVKVIKNRTAYFNQSMMEVSVLDLLNTKLDKNDDHHLLRLKDTFIHRQHLCLVFELLSVNLYELIKQNQFRGLSTTLVRVFAQQLLNGLALLNKARLIHCDLKPENILLKNLESPIIKIIDFGSACDERQTVYTYIQSRFYRSPEVLLGLPYSSAIDMWSLGCIVVELFLGLPLFPGSSEYNQVSRIVEMLGNPPNWMIEMGKQAGDFFEKRQDEFGRRTYHLKSMEQYARERGTKEQPSKKYFQANTLPEIIKSYPMPRKNMKQSEIDREMNNRIAFIDFVRGLLTINPLERWSPQQAKLHPFITQQKFTGPFVPPMNLKSSSLNRSPAPGTQQQQQAEALSKQRAQAAQAQAASAAQGAYASMNSGQYSQSGHVQSQMYGNNSMYSPGGSHGNMPSAYGQQSGQYGPMVMSQQPQQMAQGQYAQMPQPNMYQQGGMRQQRPRASTMEQQQSGIPAAIQRVASHLDPSQPIRLQPSPAYYPPTGESLATAAENATRTGAGRRGSRVQQGGRGNRDFIRNLEERTLEEGFMGNQNTWH